The following are encoded in a window of Pseudomonas graminis genomic DNA:
- a CDS encoding type III secretion protein HrpZ, whose product MLSLNANTNPLQNLHIGTVVSQPALGGDKTPQSLKDVIDQLAQALTKGGHLDKESPLGQMVGKQMEKNNPLASLIGGNPDMIKAALGDLIKDKLGDNFGAAADAGQAGAGAPDLMSQTLNGLAKASLDDLLTKQGEGTTFSKGDMPLLEKIAEFMDQRTAQDPQKFPAPDSGSWKNELKEDAFLDGKETAAFRSALDSLGTQLGQQQNGVGDAGGGGGLNNPVSSLSPTDPSGGAAQTPNSATQDLGQLLGDLLQKGVNASVGGGLGTPMNDASQSGGATKSVTQDLGQLLSGLIKKGLEAEQNGAGVNGAGGQPNPFAQHDQQNMLVQAASALVSALVGGGNTSNSLS is encoded by the coding sequence ATGCTAAGTCTCAATGCCAATACCAATCCGCTGCAAAACCTGCACATCGGTACCGTGGTTTCCCAGCCCGCGCTGGGCGGCGACAAGACCCCGCAGTCGCTGAAGGACGTCATCGATCAGCTCGCTCAGGCGCTGACCAAAGGCGGGCACCTGGACAAGGAATCGCCGCTGGGCCAGATGGTCGGCAAGCAGATGGAGAAGAACAACCCGCTGGCGTCGCTGATCGGCGGCAATCCGGACATGATCAAGGCCGCACTGGGCGACCTGATCAAAGACAAGCTGGGCGACAACTTTGGCGCCGCAGCGGATGCAGGCCAGGCGGGTGCCGGCGCGCCGGACCTGATGTCGCAGACCCTCAACGGTCTGGCCAAGGCGTCACTGGATGACTTGCTGACCAAGCAGGGCGAGGGCACCACCTTCTCCAAAGGCGACATGCCGCTGCTGGAAAAAATCGCCGAATTCATGGACCAGCGTACGGCCCAGGACCCGCAGAAATTTCCCGCGCCGGACTCGGGCTCCTGGAAAAACGAGCTTAAGGAAGACGCCTTCCTCGACGGCAAGGAAACCGCTGCATTCCGCTCGGCACTGGACTCGCTGGGCACTCAGCTCGGTCAGCAACAGAACGGCGTGGGCGATGCAGGCGGTGGCGGGGGGCTTAACAATCCAGTAAGCAGCCTGTCCCCGACCGATCCATCGGGCGGCGCTGCGCAGACCCCGAACAGCGCGACTCAGGACCTCGGCCAACTGCTGGGTGACCTGCTGCAGAAAGGCGTCAACGCCAGCGTCGGCGGCGGCCTCGGTACGCCGATGAACGATGCGTCACAGTCCGGCGGTGCCACCAAAAGCGTGACCCAGGACCTGGGGCAACTGCTCAGCGGCCTGATCAAGAAAGGGCTGGAAGCTGAACAGAACGGTGCCGGCGTCAACGGCGCAGGCGGGCAACCCAATCCGTTCGCCCAGCACGATCAGCAAAACATGCTGGTCCAGGCCGCTTCCGCCCTCGTCTCGGCACTGGTGGGCGGTGGTAACACCAGCAACAGCCTGTCCTGA
- the sctC gene encoding type III secretion system outer membrane ring subunit SctC — translation MRKALMWLPLLMIGIGAPALAAVPDAWKHTAYAYDARQTELATALADFAKEFGIGLEMPAMPGTLDGRIRAQNPQEFLDRLGQEHHFQWFVYNETLYISPTSEQTSARIEVSPEAVDDLQQALSDVGLLDKRFGWGALPDEGVVLVRGPAKYVDFVRSYSKKVEAPEKAEKQDIVVLPLKYANAADRTIRYRDQQLTVAGVASILQELLESRSRGESINGVNLLQGQGGAGRSLNGGTTSSGLNYGGMDGQGFDTGAIEQGLDRVLGSKGKRGGSSNEEKGRSKIRVSADVRNNSVLIYDLPKRRAMYEKLVKELDTPRNLIEIDAVILDIDRNELAQLSSRWNFKGGSVSGGANLFDQGTSTTLFIQDAGKFSADLHALEGNGAASVIGNPSILTLENQPAVIDFSRTEYLTATSERVADIQAITAGTSLQVIPRSLDQNGKSQVQLIVDIEDGQIDTSQINEDQPAVRKGNVSTQAVIAEHGSLVIGGFHGLETTDKVNKIPLLGDIPVIGKLLFQSRSRELNQRERLFILTPRLIGDQINPARYVQNGNPHDVDDQMKRIKERRDGGEQPTRSDVQNAFTQLLDGVTPVGFNSGETLPFEADSLCDPGVGLSMDRQRSQWFTRKDWGIAVVVARNTTSKPVRIDESRCGGRWVMGVSAWPHAWLQPGAESEIYIALRQPQVSSKAKQNRPSLLKGATR, via the coding sequence ATGCGCAAGGCCTTAATGTGGTTGCCTTTGCTGATGATCGGCATCGGTGCGCCGGCGCTGGCCGCGGTGCCTGACGCCTGGAAACACACCGCCTACGCCTATGACGCGCGGCAGACCGAGCTGGCGACTGCGCTGGCAGACTTCGCCAAAGAGTTCGGCATCGGCCTGGAAATGCCGGCAATGCCGGGCACCCTGGATGGGCGTATTCGTGCGCAGAACCCCCAGGAATTCCTCGACCGGCTGGGTCAGGAGCATCACTTCCAGTGGTTCGTCTACAACGAAACCCTGTACATCAGCCCCACCAGCGAGCAGACCTCGGCGCGCATCGAAGTGTCGCCGGAAGCGGTCGATGATCTGCAGCAGGCGCTGTCCGATGTCGGCCTGCTGGACAAGCGCTTCGGCTGGGGCGCATTGCCCGACGAAGGCGTGGTGCTGGTGCGCGGCCCGGCCAAGTACGTCGACTTCGTGCGCAGTTACAGCAAGAAGGTCGAGGCCCCGGAAAAAGCCGAGAAGCAGGACATCGTGGTCCTGCCGCTGAAGTATGCCAACGCCGCCGACCGCACCATTCGTTATCGCGATCAACAGCTCACCGTTGCCGGCGTGGCCAGCATTCTTCAAGAGCTGCTGGAAAGCCGTTCCCGAGGCGAATCCATCAACGGCGTCAATCTGCTGCAAGGGCAGGGCGGCGCCGGCCGTTCGCTCAATGGCGGCACCACGTCCTCCGGCCTGAATTACGGCGGCATGGACGGGCAGGGTTTTGACACCGGCGCCATCGAACAGGGGCTGGATCGGGTGCTGGGCTCCAAAGGCAAACGCGGCGGGTCCTCCAATGAAGAGAAGGGCCGCTCGAAGATCCGCGTCAGCGCCGACGTGCGCAACAACTCGGTGCTGATCTACGACCTGCCCAAGCGCCGGGCGATGTACGAGAAGCTGGTCAAGGAACTGGATACGCCGCGTAACCTGATCGAGATCGATGCGGTAATTCTCGACATTGATCGCAACGAGCTGGCGCAGCTGTCCAGTCGCTGGAATTTCAAAGGCGGCAGCGTAAGCGGCGGCGCCAACTTGTTCGATCAAGGCACCAGCACCACGCTGTTCATTCAGGACGCCGGCAAGTTCTCCGCCGACCTGCATGCCCTCGAAGGCAACGGCGCAGCGTCGGTGATCGGCAACCCATCCATTCTGACCCTGGAAAACCAGCCGGCGGTGATCGACTTCAGCCGCACCGAATACCTCACCGCCACCTCCGAACGCGTCGCGGACATTCAGGCGATCACGGCGGGCACCAGCTTGCAGGTGATTCCGCGGTCCCTGGACCAGAACGGCAAATCCCAGGTGCAACTGATCGTCGACATCGAAGACGGCCAGATCGACACCTCGCAAATCAACGAAGACCAGCCGGCGGTGCGCAAGGGCAACGTCAGCACCCAGGCGGTGATCGCCGAGCATGGCTCGCTGGTCATTGGCGGTTTTCATGGGCTGGAAACCACCGACAAGGTCAACAAGATCCCGCTGCTGGGCGACATCCCGGTCATCGGCAAACTGCTGTTCCAGTCCCGCAGTCGCGAGCTGAACCAGCGTGAGCGCCTGTTCATCCTGACGCCGCGGCTGATCGGCGATCAGATCAATCCGGCGCGCTATGTGCAGAACGGCAACCCCCATGACGTCGATGACCAGATGAAGCGCATCAAGGAACGCCGCGACGGTGGCGAACAACCGACCCGCAGTGACGTGCAGAACGCTTTCACCCAGTTGCTCGACGGCGTGACCCCGGTGGGCTTCAACAGCGGCGAGACCTTGCCGTTCGAAGCGGACAGCCTGTGTGATCCGGGTGTTGGTCTGAGCATGGATCGCCAGCGTTCCCAGTGGTTTACCCGCAAGGATTGGGGCATTGCGGTGGTCGTGGCACGCAACACCACCAGCAAACCGGTGCGCATCGACGAAAGCCGCTGCGGGGGTCGCTGGGTGATGGGTGTCAGCGCCTGGCCCCATGCGTGGCTGCAGCCGGGGGCGGAGAGTGAAATCTACATCGCCCTGCGTCAGCCGCAGGTGTCGAGCAAGGCCAAACAGAACCGACCTTCGCTGCTCAAGGGGGCTACACGATGA
- the hrpT gene encoding HrpT family type III secretion system protein has protein sequence MNLRGLLLLFLVTATLAGCATHGCSGYSCKRPDSNDRELVIWWPPDMRQGIDERDHEQDFTVVPLKD, from the coding sequence ATGAACCTGCGCGGTTTGCTTTTGCTGTTTCTGGTCACCGCCACGTTGGCGGGGTGTGCCACCCATGGGTGCTCGGGTTATTCGTGCAAGCGGCCGGATTCCAATGACCGGGAGCTGGTGATCTGGTGGCCGCCGGACATGCGTCAGGGGATTGATGAGCGTGACCATGAGCAGGATTTTACTGTGGTGCCATTGAAGGACTGA
- a CDS encoding type III secretion protein — protein sequence MISFKSLQNHLDHSYSRAQDDMQDAAETASESGTMEDFQAFSDASQQTNVANMILNEGLRAKHGITKAIIDGIQ from the coding sequence ATGATCAGTTTCAAATCCCTGCAAAACCACCTCGATCACTCCTATTCCCGCGCCCAGGACGACATGCAGGACGCCGCCGAAACCGCCTCGGAAAGCGGCACCATGGAAGACTTCCAGGCGTTCAGCGATGCCTCGCAGCAGACCAATGTCGCCAACATGATTCTCAATGAAGGACTGCGCGCCAAACACGGCATCACCAAAGCGATCATCGATGGAATTCAGTGA
- the sctL gene encoding type III secretion system stator protein SctL, which produces MLAKRRLVLSSSAVLVTNILRREDLAGTVLAAEVLDNARAEAEQILAAAHAQAQHEKDQALAQFWESANGFLQQLEQQRLALAEESMEAVEALLNEALAELLDQTTLAERSRALMRNLAASQTVETRAVLSAHPDMLDSLGEWLSASRFAEHWQLKSDPALAPQTLRLSDANGAFDIDWDSLRRGLAGPTAHS; this is translated from the coding sequence ATGCTCGCCAAGCGTCGTCTCGTGTTGTCTTCTTCCGCCGTGCTGGTCACCAACATCCTGCGTCGCGAAGACTTGGCCGGTACCGTGCTCGCCGCCGAAGTGCTGGACAATGCCCGCGCAGAAGCCGAGCAGATTCTGGCTGCCGCCCACGCCCAGGCTCAGCACGAAAAGGATCAGGCGCTGGCGCAATTCTGGGAAAGCGCCAACGGTTTTCTGCAGCAACTGGAGCAGCAGCGACTGGCCTTGGCCGAGGAGTCGATGGAGGCGGTGGAAGCCTTGCTCAACGAAGCCCTCGCCGAGTTGCTCGATCAGACCACACTCGCTGAACGCAGTCGCGCGCTGATGAGGAATCTCGCCGCCAGCCAGACCGTCGAAACCAGGGCCGTGCTCAGCGCTCATCCCGACATGCTCGACAGCCTCGGTGAGTGGCTGTCGGCCAGTCGCTTCGCCGAGCACTGGCAGTTAAAAAGTGACCCGGCGCTGGCGCCACAGACCTTGCGCCTGAGCGACGCCAATGGCGCGTTCGACATCGACTGGGACAGCCTGCGCCGTGGGCTCGCGGGGCCAACGGCACATTCGTGA
- a CDS encoding sigma 54-interacting transcriptional regulator, producing MSVYELFDEQLEDDHQVPNLRVVARSLGQLGIDLLLSGETGTGKDTVASRIHALSGRKGRLVAMNCAAIPESLAESELFGVVSGAYTGADRARVGYIEAAQGGTLYLDEIDSMPLSLQAKLLRVLETRSVERLGSTTPIALDVCVIASAQRSLDEMVEQGRFRRDLYFRLNVLTVTLAPLREQRARILPLFARFAEAAAQESGISVPETTGVLRHVLLNHDWPGNIRELKSAAKRHVMGFPLLGGESGEEGESSGLKSQLRVIEKALIQAALKRHNNSVEAVSQELDIPRRTLYHRMKELDV from the coding sequence ATGAGTGTGTACGAGTTATTCGATGAGCAACTGGAGGACGACCATCAGGTGCCGAACCTGCGCGTGGTCGCCCGCAGTCTCGGTCAGTTGGGGATCGACCTGTTGTTGTCAGGCGAAACCGGTACCGGCAAGGACACGGTCGCCAGCCGGATTCACGCGCTGTCCGGTCGCAAGGGCCGGCTGGTCGCGATGAACTGCGCGGCCATCCCGGAATCCCTGGCCGAGAGCGAATTGTTCGGCGTGGTCAGCGGCGCCTACACCGGCGCTGATCGGGCGCGGGTCGGGTACATCGAGGCGGCGCAGGGCGGCACCCTGTACCTCGACGAGATCGACAGCATGCCCCTGAGCCTGCAAGCCAAACTCCTGCGGGTGCTGGAAACGCGCTCCGTCGAACGGCTTGGCTCGACGACGCCCATTGCACTGGATGTCTGCGTCATCGCCTCGGCCCAGCGCTCCCTCGACGAGATGGTCGAACAGGGGCGTTTTCGCCGGGATCTGTATTTCCGCCTGAACGTATTGACCGTGACCCTGGCGCCGCTGCGCGAGCAGCGGGCGCGCATCCTTCCGCTGTTCGCCCGTTTCGCTGAGGCGGCGGCGCAGGAGTCGGGTATTTCGGTGCCCGAGACCACCGGCGTGCTGCGTCACGTCCTGCTCAACCATGACTGGCCTGGCAACATCCGCGAACTGAAATCAGCGGCCAAGCGTCACGTCATGGGCTTTCCGCTGCTGGGCGGCGAGTCCGGCGAGGAGGGCGAGTCATCGGGGCTTAAATCGCAGCTGCGGGTGATCGAAAAAGCGCTGATCCAGGCCGCGCTCAAGCGTCACAACAACAGCGTCGAGGCCGTGAGCCAGGAGCTCGACATTCCCCGTCGCACGCTCTACCACCGCATGAAAGAACTCGACGTCTGA
- the sctU gene encoding type III secretion system export apparatus subunit SctU, which produces MSEKTEKATPKQLRDAREKGQVGQSQDLSKLLVLLVVSEVTFGLADESVARLLHLMTLSFQGVGQPFMHTLEQVASEGASVLVGFILSSVGIAMLMRLVGSWIQIGFLFAPKALKLDFNKLNPFTHAKQMFSAQSLTTLLLSILKATAIAATLYVVVKPSLGTLILLSSTDLTTYWHALLQVFRHILRATLGLLLVIGAVDFALQKYFHAKKLRMSHEDIKKEYKQAEGDPHVKGHRRQLAHELLNQAPTAPAKPVEDADMLVVNPTHYAVALYYRPGTTPLPQIHCKGEDDEALALIARAKKAGIPVVQSIWLARTLYKVKAGKYIPRTTLLAVANIYQIVRQLEEVTDEVIRIEDV; this is translated from the coding sequence GTGAGCGAAAAAACCGAAAAAGCCACGCCCAAACAGCTGCGCGACGCCCGGGAAAAGGGCCAGGTCGGACAGAGCCAGGACCTGAGCAAACTGCTGGTGCTGTTGGTGGTCAGCGAAGTGACCTTCGGCCTGGCCGACGAAAGCGTCGCGCGCTTGCTGCACTTGATGACGCTGTCGTTCCAGGGTGTTGGCCAGCCCTTCATGCATACGCTGGAACAGGTCGCCAGCGAAGGCGCGAGCGTGTTGGTCGGCTTCATCCTGAGCAGCGTCGGCATCGCGATGTTGATGCGGCTGGTGGGCAGCTGGATACAGATCGGGTTCCTGTTTGCGCCCAAGGCATTGAAGCTGGATTTCAACAAGCTCAACCCTTTCACCCACGCCAAGCAGATGTTCTCGGCGCAGAGCCTGACGACCTTGTTGCTCAGCATTTTGAAAGCCACGGCCATCGCCGCGACGCTGTATGTCGTGGTGAAGCCGTCGCTGGGTACGTTGATTTTGCTCTCGAGCACGGACCTGACGACCTATTGGCATGCGCTGTTGCAGGTGTTCCGGCATATCTTGCGGGCGACGCTGGGGTTGCTTCTGGTGATCGGCGCGGTGGATTTTGCGCTGCAGAAGTATTTCCACGCGAAGAAGCTGCGGATGAGCCACGAGGACATCAAGAAGGAGTACAAGCAAGCCGAGGGTGACCCACACGTGAAGGGCCATCGTCGGCAACTGGCCCACGAGTTGTTGAACCAGGCGCCGACCGCGCCGGCCAAGCCGGTGGAGGATGCGGACATGCTGGTGGTGAATCCGACGCATTATGCGGTGGCGCTGTATTACCGGCCCGGCACGACGCCGCTGCCGCAGATTCACTGTAAGGGTGAGGATGATGAGGCGCTGGCGTTGATCGCGCGGGCGAAGAAGGCGGGGATTCCGGTGGTGCAGAGTATCTGGCTGGCGCGGACGCTTTATAAGGTCAAGGCGGGCAAGTACATCCCGCGGACGACGCTGCTGGCGGTGGCGAATATTTATCAGATCGTGCGGCAGCTGGAGGAAGTGACGGACGAAGTCATTCGAATCGAAGATGTTTGA
- the sctJ gene encoding type III secretion system inner membrane ring lipoprotein SctJ codes for MNYLTAGLICLMLLLSGCSDDTDLFTGLSEQDSNDVIASLADQHIDARKRSEKTGVVISVPTAEINRAVRILDAAGLPRRSRTSLGEIFKKEGVISTPLEERARYIYALSQELEATLSQIDGVIVARVHVVLPERIAPGEPVQPASAAVFIKHTSALDPDSVRGRIQQMVASSIPGMSGEPLDSKKFAIVFVPAAEFQDTERLVNFGPFLIDSANIDFWNRMLWLAPFAALLLVALIVLILRGDWRNALLQRIGLRRSARTSMPVRA; via the coding sequence GTGAACTACCTGACTGCGGGACTGATCTGCCTGATGCTGCTGCTCAGCGGGTGCAGCGATGACACGGACCTGTTCACCGGGCTGTCCGAGCAGGATTCCAACGACGTGATCGCCAGCCTCGCCGACCAGCACATCGACGCGCGCAAGCGCAGCGAGAAGACCGGCGTGGTCATCAGCGTGCCGACCGCCGAGATCAATCGTGCCGTGCGGATCCTCGATGCTGCCGGCCTGCCGCGTCGCTCGCGCACCAGCCTGGGCGAAATCTTCAAGAAGGAAGGGGTGATTTCCACCCCGCTGGAAGAGCGCGCGCGGTACATCTATGCCTTGTCCCAGGAGCTGGAAGCGACGCTGTCGCAGATCGACGGCGTGATCGTCGCCCGCGTTCACGTGGTATTGCCCGAACGCATCGCGCCGGGCGAGCCGGTGCAGCCTGCGTCGGCGGCGGTGTTCATCAAACACACCTCGGCCCTGGATCCCGACAGCGTGCGCGGGCGTATCCAGCAGATGGTCGCCAGCAGCATTCCCGGTATGTCCGGCGAGCCCCTGGATTCGAAAAAATTCGCCATCGTGTTCGTGCCGGCGGCAGAGTTTCAGGACACCGAACGGCTGGTGAATTTCGGGCCGTTTCTGATCGACAGCGCCAACATCGACTTTTGGAATCGCATGCTGTGGCTGGCGCCGTTTGCCGCGCTGTTGCTGGTTGCCTTGATCGTGCTGATCCTGCGCGGTGACTGGCGCAATGCGCTGTTGCAACGCATCGGTCTGCGCCGCAGTGCCCGGACGAGCATGCCGGTGCGGGCGTGA
- the sctI gene encoding type III secretion system inner rod subunit SctI, translating to MTLSNVNQLKSPSTDLEPRLDQGLVSGPSQADVDLFNAAMRPELSMQQSHLSEQIASALSERLGATDKLSQQAARKMKRASTTDDPLEISQMSRSLSQYSLQMALTTKVVSKSAQALDKLTNLQ from the coding sequence GTGACCCTTTCCAATGTCAATCAACTCAAATCGCCGTCCACCGATCTTGAGCCGCGCCTGGATCAGGGATTGGTCAGCGGGCCTTCGCAGGCGGACGTCGATCTGTTCAATGCCGCCATGCGTCCCGAGCTGTCGATGCAGCAAAGTCATTTGTCCGAACAGATCGCCAGCGCGCTGTCGGAACGCCTTGGTGCCACCGACAAGCTTTCGCAGCAAGCCGCGCGCAAGATGAAACGGGCGTCCACCACCGACGACCCGCTGGAAATTTCCCAGATGAGCCGGTCGCTGTCGCAGTATTCGCTGCAGATGGCGCTGACCACCAAAGTCGTCAGCAAGAGCGCCCAGGCCCTCGATAAACTGACGAATCTGCAGTAG
- a CDS encoding type III secretion protein: protein MSGAEEHWIRWWCAPWEWAHADWIDVFADHCGVTREDCAELLGTRHNVFLHSVGVVPSQPPPPVEPLMQWLQLDEAQQHRALSLAGRICFGQGGEASVDDAVQVHEPWCRAVAKALRPGLWLDASVTDARVLLAAWAGEPCWSRLRLSWAPDALPSPCAKLSENALPENKLQTLWHSVLWRVTTP, encoded by the coding sequence ATGTCAGGCGCCGAGGAGCACTGGATTCGTTGGTGGTGTGCGCCCTGGGAATGGGCCCATGCCGACTGGATCGACGTGTTCGCCGACCATTGCGGCGTGACCCGTGAAGATTGCGCCGAGCTGCTCGGCACCCGACACAACGTCTTTCTGCACAGCGTCGGTGTGGTCCCGAGCCAACCGCCACCGCCTGTTGAACCGCTGATGCAATGGCTGCAACTGGATGAAGCGCAGCAGCACCGGGCGCTGTCCCTGGCGGGCCGAATCTGTTTCGGCCAGGGCGGGGAGGCGAGCGTTGACGACGCCGTGCAGGTGCATGAGCCCTGGTGTCGGGCGGTGGCCAAGGCGTTGCGGCCCGGTTTATGGCTCGATGCCTCGGTGACCGATGCGCGGGTGTTGCTTGCGGCGTGGGCGGGTGAGCCTTGCTGGTCGCGGCTGCGGCTGTCATGGGCGCCGGATGCCTTGCCGTCGCCGTGCGCCAAGCTGTCCGAAAACGCGCTGCCTGAAAACAAGCTGCAAACCCTCTGGCACTCGGTGTTATGGCGGGTGACGACGCCTTGA
- a CDS encoding type III secretion protein has protein sequence MEFSEFSAILAQWCERRPLAPLDCWIDDANARLAVSGNGIRLSLDVLDPYDGSDPQRLDAVLSQGGAGVACACEGGLAIDPDTRCVVLVSWIPDPCNPTQLLERLERLANQRAAMLSLMQTSIRSATASPSRSTLKTWQPGV, from the coding sequence ATGGAATTCAGTGAATTCAGCGCGATCCTCGCTCAGTGGTGCGAGCGACGTCCGCTCGCGCCGCTGGACTGCTGGATCGATGACGCCAACGCGCGACTGGCGGTGTCGGGCAACGGCATTCGCTTGAGCCTTGATGTGCTCGATCCCTACGACGGCAGCGACCCGCAACGACTCGACGCCGTGCTGAGCCAAGGCGGTGCCGGCGTGGCCTGTGCCTGTGAGGGTGGGCTGGCCATCGACCCCGACACCCGCTGCGTGGTGTTGGTGAGCTGGATTCCCGACCCCTGCAATCCCACGCAACTGCTCGAACGTCTCGAACGCCTGGCCAATCAGCGCGCCGCGATGCTCAGCCTCATGCAAACCTCGATTCGCAGCGCGACCGCCTCGCCGTCCCGCTCGACCCTCAAAACCTGGCAACCGGGAGTGTGA
- a CDS encoding type III secretion protein HrpV gives MIRVSEKAAFYAHVAAERAAIWPVATGVAFVSRREHRDWGIALHIEGRALRPEQLRDALERRFSQAELFNDFFLFLDVQRDFVVWHAVPGAQESPVSLDSIRRQELELAGLGHLSDVLQ, from the coding sequence ATGATTCGGGTATCGGAAAAAGCAGCGTTTTACGCCCACGTCGCCGCTGAGCGCGCGGCGATCTGGCCGGTGGCGACGGGTGTGGCGTTTGTCAGTCGACGTGAGCATCGGGACTGGGGCATCGCGCTGCATATCGAGGGCCGGGCCTTGCGCCCGGAGCAGTTGCGCGATGCGTTGGAGCGGCGGTTTTCGCAGGCGGAGTTGTTCAATGACTTCTTTTTGTTTTTGGATGTGCAGCGGGATTTTGTGGTCTGGCATGCGGTGCCTGGGGCGCAGGAGTCGCCGGTGAGTCTGGACAGTATTCGCCGGCAGGAGCTGGAGCTGGCGGGGTTGGGGCATCTCAGTGATGTTTTGCAGTAG
- a CDS encoding sigma 54-interacting transcriptional regulator, whose product MREEIDVSDCPRQPETVALDIQQIALNTANLSMDLLLCGETGTGKDTLAKRIHDLSGRTGSFIGMNCAAIPESLAESQLFGVVNGAYTGVSRSREGYIEAACGGTLYLDEIDSMPLSLQAKLLRILETRGIERLGSTDFIPVDLRVIASAQRPLDELVEQGLFRRDLFFRLNVLTIQMPALRKRREQILPLFDQFTQEVAADFGCPVPELDNRLVQLLLSHSWPGNIRELKSAAKRFVLGFPLLGGDAPPDRDQETGLKTQLRVIERMLIEDALKRHKHSLEAVVQELDIPRRTLYHRMKELGMNDEDSAAIL is encoded by the coding sequence ATGAGAGAAGAAATCGATGTAAGCGACTGTCCGCGTCAGCCTGAAACTGTAGCGCTGGATATCCAGCAGATAGCATTGAATACCGCAAACCTGAGTATGGATTTGCTGCTGTGCGGGGAGACGGGAACAGGCAAAGACACGCTGGCCAAACGTATTCATGACCTGTCCGGTCGGACAGGTTCTTTCATCGGTATGAACTGCGCTGCGATTCCGGAATCCCTGGCGGAGAGTCAGTTGTTCGGGGTGGTGAACGGCGCGTATACCGGCGTCAGTCGGTCCCGGGAGGGGTACATCGAGGCGGCCTGCGGCGGCACGCTGTACCTCGACGAGATCGACAGCATGCCGCTGAGTCTGCAGGCCAAGCTGCTGCGGATTCTGGAAACCCGGGGCATCGAGCGACTGGGCTCGACTGACTTCATTCCGGTGGACCTTCGGGTTATCGCCTCGGCGCAGCGGCCTCTGGATGAACTCGTGGAACAAGGGCTTTTTCGTCGCGACCTGTTTTTTCGGCTCAACGTGCTGACCATTCAAATGCCAGCCTTGCGCAAGCGTCGCGAACAGATCCTGCCGTTGTTCGACCAGTTCACCCAGGAAGTCGCCGCCGATTTCGGTTGCCCGGTACCCGAACTGGATAATCGTCTGGTGCAGCTGCTCCTCAGCCATTCATGGCCGGGAAACATTCGCGAATTGAAGTCCGCGGCCAAGCGTTTTGTGCTGGGTTTCCCGCTGCTGGGCGGCGATGCCCCTCCGGATCGCGATCAGGAAACGGGGTTGAAGACCCAACTGCGGGTCATCGAAAGAATGCTCATCGAAGACGCACTCAAGCGTCACAAGCACAGCCTGGAAGCGGTGGTGCAGGAGCTCGACATTCCCCGGCGCACCTTGTATCACCGGATGAAAGAGCTGGGCATGAATGACGAAGACTCAGCAGCAATTTTGTAG